The genomic stretch CGCTCGACCTCGACGAACTGGATGCAGTCGCCGCGCGCCTCCGCTTCTTCAGCCGCAACCGCGCGAACCTCTACTCGTTCCGCGATGAAGACCACCTTTCAGCGGCAGTGCTGAAGACCACGAACGCACACAGACACGAAGAGAATCCTGACCAGGGCGTTCCCTCCGTGCGTTCGTGCCCTCGTGGTTCAAATCCGGTGAAGGAGAATGTAGTTTCGTGGCTCGCGCAGCAGGGCGTCACGCTGCCGCCGGACGCGCGCATCCAGCTTCTCACGTTGCCGCGCGTGATGGGCTACGTCTTCAACCCGGTCTCGTTCTACTTCTGCGCCGACGCCGCGGGCGCGCCGCTCTGCGCCGTGGCCGAGGTGGGCAACACGTTCCGCGAGATGAAGCCCTTCCTGCTGCGGCGCGAGGATCTCCAGCCCGACGGCGTGTTCCGGCGCGCGGTGCCGAAGCACTTCTACGTCTCGCCGTTCTTCGCGCTCGACCTGGTGTTCGACTTCAAGCTCCGCGTGCCGGGCGAGTCGCTCGAGATTCACATTGACGACCGCGAGGACGGCCGCCGCGTGCTGCTCACCACGCTCGCGGGCCGGCGCGTGCCGCTCACGGACGCGCAGCTCGCGTGGCAGACGCTCAAGTGCCCGCTGGTCACGCTCAAGGTCATCTCGATGATCCACTGGAATGCGCTGCGGCTCTGGCTCAAGAACGTGCCGTGGCACCGCAAGGCGGCGAATCCGCATTTGCAACGCGACGTGATGCGCCCGCATGAATCGCTGCGCCGCGCGGGTGGAGTTGCACCGGTCGAAAGCACCCCTTCGCACGCTCCATGAATCCAGTGACGCCACATGAACCGGGTCGGACGGGTGGAACGGGCTGTC from Verrucomicrobiota bacterium encodes the following:
- a CDS encoding DUF1365 domain-containing protein, producing the protein MPFRSGLFECSVMHHRLAPKEHQFRYKIFLFALDLDELDAVAARLRFFSRNRANLYSFRDEDHLSAAVLKTTNAHRHEENPDQGVPSVRSCPRGSNPVKENVVSWLAQQGVTLPPDARIQLLTLPRVMGYVFNPVSFYFCADAAGAPLCAVAEVGNTFREMKPFLLRREDLQPDGVFRRAVPKHFYVSPFFALDLVFDFKLRVPGESLEIHIDDREDGRRVLLTTLAGRRVPLTDAQLAWQTLKCPLVTLKVISMIHWNALRLWLKNVPWHRKAANPHLQRDVMRPHESLRRAGGVAPVESTPSHAP